One Lactobacillus sp. ESL0785 DNA window includes the following coding sequences:
- a CDS encoding SLAP domain-containing protein translates to MKKRNFHFSIKIIAGLALIIIGYQSTQQITAADELSIADEISAANPIAQKPGQEVTIPTNTTLAGDTNYAKLSIANWQSMPNGTEFSWYQKPSTLYNGLSKGTVTVTLPDGTTKSVNVTVNIAGTKQVKLYHDSYLYDKKGRRINDLQLKKGSIANILQTKKINSHDYYELDDNHFLPVAPLKKVTKQIKITKTNKRVMHSTYLYDEKGHRTNGLILKAGSRVKIHKTDEDNNIHVASGRYFYLVGQKLYVPVRNVTGLETEWQDKPIPVYNYRGKRVGQIKAHTPYHTYGDPIKVKGKPYYIVGKGKLIKDSI, encoded by the coding sequence ATGAAAAAAAGGAATTTTCACTTTTCAATAAAAATCATTGCTGGATTAGCTTTAATAATTATTGGTTATCAATCTACTCAACAAATCACAGCCGCTGATGAATTGAGTATTGCTGACGAAATTAGTGCTGCTAATCCTATCGCACAAAAACCAGGTCAAGAAGTTACTATTCCTACAAATACAACCTTAGCTGGCGATACTAATTATGCCAAATTAAGCATTGCCAATTGGCAGTCAATGCCAAATGGGACAGAATTTTCATGGTACCAAAAGCCTTCTACTTTATATAATGGCTTAAGTAAGGGCACAGTCACAGTAACCTTGCCAGACGGAACAACTAAATCTGTTAACGTTACTGTTAACATTGCCGGTACTAAGCAAGTTAAGCTGTATCATGACAGCTATCTTTACGATAAAAAAGGTCGGCGAATTAACGATTTACAGCTTAAAAAGGGATCAATTGCTAATATACTTCAGACGAAGAAAATTAATAGCCATGACTACTATGAGCTTGATGACAATCACTTTTTGCCTGTTGCTCCTCTTAAAAAAGTTACCAAGCAAATTAAAATTACCAAAACTAACAAGCGCGTGATGCACAGCACATATCTCTATGATGAAAAGGGGCATCGCACAAATGGACTAATTTTAAAAGCCGGTTCCCGTGTTAAAATTCACAAAACTGACGAAGATAACAACATTCACGTTGCATCAGGACGCTACTTTTATTTAGTTGGACAAAAACTCTACGTTCCTGTTCGCAACGTTACTGGTTTAGAAACTGAATGGCAAGATAAGCCAATTCCAGTTTATAATTATCGTGGTAAACGAGTAGGCCAAATTAAGGCACATACGCCCTACCACACATACGGTGATCCTATTAAAGTCAAAGGCAAGCCTTATTACATCGTCGGCAAAGGAAAATTAATTAAAGACTCTATCTAA
- a CDS encoding AIM24 family protein: MAGKTGGFLILHTKGTGKSLINGTGNIVKMKLTEDNNFQIDNVLAWEDLLDYQIESASGSFGFMSREGLVKKREVLLQICGTICRIKTEHLHLD; the protein is encoded by the coding sequence GTGGCTGGCAAAACTGGTGGCTTTTTAATTTTACATACCAAAGGAACAGGTAAATCATTGATTAATGGGACCGGTAATATCGTTAAAATGAAACTTACAGAAGATAATAACTTCCAAATTGATAATGTCTTGGCTTGGGAAGATTTGCTAGACTATCAGATTGAATCAGCTAGTGGTTCATTTGGTTTTATGTCTAGAGAAGGCTTAGTTAAGAAGAGAGAGGTATTACTACAAATATGTGGAACTATATGTCGTATAAAGACGGAGCACCTGCATCTAGATTGA
- a CDS encoding amino acid ABC transporter ATP-binding protein gives MTEVNNTILSLKHIQKSFGNHQVLKDISFDIKKGEIATIIGPSGGGKSTTLRCINMLEEPSAGEIDFHGENVLAPGYNRNIYRAKVGMVFQQFDLFENKDVLANCMVGQELVLKRSKEEARKVALTNLKKVGMAEYINARPKQLSGGQQQRVAIARAISMDPEILLFDEPTSALDPEMVGEVLSVMKDLATTGLTMIIVTHEMAFARDVSDQVFFISDGVIAEQGSPDQLLNHPQNEKTAKFLRNFQNS, from the coding sequence ATGACTGAAGTAAATAATACTATTTTAAGTTTAAAGCATATTCAAAAATCCTTTGGTAATCACCAAGTATTAAAGGATATCTCATTTGATATTAAAAAAGGTGAAATCGCCACTATCATTGGTCCTTCTGGTGGTGGTAAATCAACTACTTTGCGCTGCATTAACATGCTTGAAGAACCTAGTGCTGGTGAAATTGATTTTCACGGTGAAAATGTCTTAGCACCCGGATATAACCGCAACATCTACCGCGCTAAAGTTGGCATGGTGTTCCAACAATTCGACTTATTTGAAAATAAAGATGTGCTTGCTAACTGTATGGTTGGTCAAGAACTTGTCTTAAAGCGATCAAAAGAAGAAGCGCGTAAGGTAGCTCTTACTAACCTCAAGAAGGTCGGCATGGCTGAATACATTAACGCACGACCAAAACAACTATCTGGCGGTCAGCAGCAACGGGTTGCTATTGCCCGAGCCATCTCAATGGATCCTGAAATCTTGTTATTTGATGAACCAACTAGTGCCCTTGACCCCGAAATGGTTGGTGAAGTTCTCAGTGTAATGAAAGACCTCGCCACAACTGGTTTAACGATGATTATCGTTACTCACGAAATGGCTTTTGCCCGCGATGTTTCTGATCAGGTGTTCTTTATCAGCGATGGTGTTATTGCCGAACAAGGTAGTCCTGACCAGCTGCTTAACCACCCACAAAATGAAAAAACAGCGAAGTTCTTACGTAATTTCCAAAATAGTTAA
- a CDS encoding ABC transporter substrate-binding protein/permease translates to MKSKSKWFTALIAVLLGLTVGLSFHSNTAYAKNNNVLKVAMEANYQPYNWTQTNSANGAVPIDGSHTYANGYDVKIAKIIGQKLHKKVVVFKTEWDGLLPALTSGKADLIIAGMSPTAEREKAINFSQPYRRSTFVVITKMNSKYANAKSLTGFKGAKLTAQQGTFHYQLINQLTGAKKQPAMRDFAAMRQSLISGTIDGYVAEDTEATSFKMVDPDIKAIPVSKMPGFHATKDESVTSIGIAKPNKKLLKEVNQILATVPNSKRTKLMNEAVKEQPKTDNSKKGKQENWFVSMWKQYGGMILSGIGMTLLLASVGTIAGFFIGLAVGVIRTIPTPTTRGKRWLLKFIDWLLSVYIEIFRGTPMMVQAAVIYYGIAQFWHLNIDRTIAALVIVSINTGAYLAEIIRGGIISTPEGQFEAASALGMTHNQRMWHIILPQAIRNCLPSITNEFIVNIKDTSVLSIISVSELFFVGTTIASQTFKFFPTYLTISVIYLILTFTITRIFNLIEKHLEGSKNYNLMANQVQVVGSKKTEVNN, encoded by the coding sequence ATGAAGTCAAAAAGTAAATGGTTCACCGCATTGATTGCGGTTTTGCTTGGTTTAACAGTAGGATTAAGTTTTCATTCTAATACTGCTTACGCCAAAAACAACAACGTCTTAAAAGTTGCCATGGAGGCCAACTATCAGCCGTATAACTGGACGCAAACCAACAGTGCTAACGGGGCAGTTCCAATCGACGGTTCACACACTTATGCTAATGGTTATGATGTCAAAATTGCCAAGATCATTGGCCAAAAATTACACAAAAAAGTAGTTGTTTTCAAAACTGAATGGGACGGACTGCTTCCGGCCTTAACCAGCGGCAAAGCTGATCTAATCATCGCTGGGATGAGCCCAACAGCAGAACGTGAAAAGGCAATTAACTTCTCACAGCCATATCGGCGCAGTACATTTGTAGTCATTACTAAGATGAACAGTAAATATGCTAATGCTAAAAGCCTAACTGGCTTTAAGGGTGCCAAATTAACTGCTCAACAAGGGACTTTTCATTACCAATTAATCAATCAATTAACTGGCGCTAAAAAGCAACCTGCTATGCGTGACTTTGCGGCGATGCGGCAAAGTTTGATTTCCGGAACTATTGACGGTTATGTTGCTGAAGATACTGAAGCAACTTCATTCAAAATGGTTGATCCTGATATTAAAGCTATTCCCGTTAGCAAAATGCCTGGTTTTCACGCCACTAAAGATGAATCCGTTACTTCCATCGGGATTGCAAAACCTAACAAAAAGCTACTTAAGGAAGTTAACCAAATTTTAGCAACTGTTCCTAATTCAAAACGAACTAAGTTGATGAACGAAGCTGTTAAAGAGCAGCCCAAAACTGATAATTCTAAAAAGGGTAAACAAGAAAACTGGTTTGTTTCTATGTGGAAGCAATATGGTGGCATGATTCTCAGCGGAATTGGCATGACCTTGCTGCTTGCTTCAGTCGGTACTATCGCTGGTTTCTTTATCGGTTTAGCTGTCGGTGTTATCCGGACAATTCCGACGCCAACTACCCGCGGCAAGAGATGGCTGTTAAAATTCATTGATTGGCTGTTATCTGTTTATATTGAAATCTTCCGGGGTACACCAATGATGGTGCAAGCTGCCGTAATCTACTACGGTATCGCCCAGTTCTGGCACCTAAACATCGACCGGACAATTGCCGCTTTAGTAATTGTTTCTATTAATACTGGGGCTTACTTGGCTGAAATTATCCGCGGCGGCATCATTTCAACCCCTGAAGGTCAATTCGAAGCTGCCAGTGCCTTAGGAATGACCCACAATCAACGGATGTGGCATATTATCTTACCGCAAGCAATCAGAAATTGTCTGCCATCAATTACTAATGAATTTATCGTTAATATCAAGGATACTTCTGTATTAAGTATCATTTCTGTTTCCGAATTGTTCTTTGTTGGGACTACAATTGCCAGTCAAACATTTAAGTTCTTCCCAACCTACCTAACAATTTCGGTTATCTACCTAATCCTCACCTTCACGATTACTAGAATTTTCAACTTGATTGAAAAGCACCTTGAAGGCAGTAAAAACTATAATTTAATGGCCAACCAAGTTCAAGTAGTTGGGTCAAAGAAGACGGAGGTTAATAACTAA